One part of the uncultured Celeribacter sp. genome encodes these proteins:
- a CDS encoding TAXI family TRAP transporter solute-binding subunit encodes MTKHMKLGFAAAAASAMIAGSAMAEEFVTIGTGGVTGVYYPTGGAICRLVNKNRKETGVRCSVESTGGSVYNVNTIKEGELEFGVAQSDIQYNAYNGVVQFDGEPFEGLRSVFSVHPEPFTVVARADSGVSTFEDLKGKRMNIGNPGSGQRATMEVVMDKLGWTSDDFALATELKPSEQSAALCDNQIDAMVYTVGHPSGSIQEATTACDSVLVEVAGPAIDELVADNPYYRTAIIPGGMYRGNDEDVQTFGVGATIVTSADVSEDAVYAVVSAVFDNFEDFKGLHPAFANLKPEEMIKAGLSAPLHPGAVKYYKEQGWME; translated from the coding sequence ATGACCAAACACATGAAACTCGGCTTCGCCGCTGCTGCCGCTTCCGCGATGATTGCGGGCTCCGCGATGGCGGAAGAGTTCGTCACCATTGGCACGGGCGGTGTGACCGGCGTGTATTATCCGACCGGTGGCGCAATCTGCCGTCTGGTTAACAAGAACCGCAAGGAAACTGGCGTGCGCTGCTCGGTCGAATCCACCGGTGGTTCCGTTTACAATGTGAACACGATCAAGGAAGGCGAACTGGAATTCGGCGTCGCGCAATCCGACATCCAGTACAATGCTTATAATGGCGTGGTGCAGTTCGATGGCGAACCCTTCGAAGGGCTGCGCTCCGTGTTCTCCGTACACCCCGAGCCCTTCACCGTTGTGGCACGTGCAGATTCTGGCGTGAGCACCTTTGAAGATCTTAAAGGCAAGCGCATGAACATCGGTAACCCCGGCTCCGGTCAGCGCGCGACCATGGAAGTCGTCATGGACAAACTTGGCTGGACCTCCGACGATTTCGCTCTGGCGACCGAGCTGAAACCGTCAGAACAATCCGCAGCGCTTTGCGACAATCAGATCGACGCGATGGTCTACACCGTGGGTCACCCGTCGGGCTCCATTCAGGAAGCCACCACTGCCTGTGACTCCGTGCTCGTCGAAGTAGCCGGCCCTGCGATCGACGAACTGGTTGCCGACAACCCTTACTACCGGACCGCAATCATTCCGGGTGGCATGTACCGCGGCAATGACGAAGACGTGCAGACCTTCGGTGTCGGTGCGACCATCGTGACGTCCGCGGACGTGTCCGAGGATGCAGTTTACGCTGTGGTTTCCGCTGTGTTCGACAACTTCGAAGACTTCAAAGGTCTGCATCCGGCCTTCGCCAACCTGAAACCGGAAGAAATGATCAAAGCCGGTCTTTCTGCGCCGCTGCATCCGGGTGCCGTAAAATACTACAAGGAACAGGGCTGGATGGAATAA
- the thiM gene encoding hydroxyethylthiazole kinase, which produces MKQSPDVILATLRLEPPLVQCITNYVAMNIAANVLLAAGASPAMVSDAEEAEEFAGIAGALTVNIGTLSAPFVEGMHAAIRGAKTAGKPWVLDPVACQATAYRRRIAAELVALTPTIIRGNASEILSLAGEASRGQGVDGRDSVAVAEEAARRLARTSGAVVAVTGEVDFVTDGDRAVRIEGGSHWMPLNTALGCSLTCLCGAYAAVAEDAFDAAVGALAHFAIAGTRAHSQAMGPGSFGPGFLDALNAVTPDVLKAEAAIQVVDGVSA; this is translated from the coding sequence ATGAAGCAATCTCCTGATGTCATACTGGCGACCCTGCGCCTTGAGCCGCCTTTGGTGCAATGCATCACCAACTATGTGGCGATGAATATCGCCGCCAATGTGTTGCTTGCCGCGGGGGCCTCGCCCGCGATGGTGTCCGATGCTGAGGAAGCCGAGGAATTCGCCGGGATCGCCGGGGCGTTGACGGTGAACATCGGCACGCTGAGCGCGCCCTTTGTCGAGGGCATGCATGCCGCCATCCGGGGCGCAAAGACGGCCGGCAAACCTTGGGTTCTGGATCCGGTGGCCTGTCAGGCGACGGCCTATCGGCGGCGCATTGCGGCAGAGCTGGTGGCGCTGACCCCGACGATCATTCGCGGCAATGCCTCGGAAATCCTGTCGTTGGCCGGAGAGGCCAGCCGAGGGCAGGGCGTGGACGGGCGCGACAGTGTGGCCGTGGCAGAGGAGGCCGCGCGCCGACTGGCGCGCACCAGTGGCGCTGTTGTCGCTGTGACCGGAGAGGTCGACTTTGTCACCGATGGTGACCGTGCCGTGCGGATCGAAGGCGGCTCGCACTGGATGCCGCTCAACACCGCGCTGGGTTGTTCGCTGACCTGTCTGTGTGGTGCCTATGCGGCTGTGGCGGAGGATGCTTTCGATGCCGCCGTCGGCGCGCTGGCACACTTCGCGATAGCAGGGACACGCGCCCATTCTCAGGCCATGGGACCGGGCAGCTTCGGGCCGGGTTTTCTGGACGCCCTGAACGCGGTGACGCCGGATGTGCTGAAGGCGGAGGCGGCCATTCAGGTCGTTGACGGGGTGTCGGCATGA
- the thiD gene encoding bifunctional hydroxymethylpyrimidine kinase/phosphomethylpyrimidine kinase has translation MIANVLTIAGTDPSGGAGIQADIKAMSALGTYACSVVTAVVAQNTRGVRSFQTLDPDFVADQIDAVLDDVRIDAVKIGMIANAGIAEAIADRLRYHRAQNIVLDPVMVAKSGHALLDPAAVAAVRALLVPLATVITPNLPEAAVLLGREDDWSAERMQAALPELLAMGPDWVLLKGGHLTGSAESTDLLANAQGITAFPAPRIFTTNDHGTGCTLSSAIAALLPRQSVPKAVGQAKAYLHTALSQSDQLQVGQGHGPVHHFHALWPPA, from the coding sequence ATGATCGCCAATGTCCTGACCATCGCGGGCACCGACCCCTCCGGCGGTGCAGGCATCCAGGCCGACATCAAGGCCATGTCGGCCTTGGGAACCTATGCCTGTTCAGTTGTCACTGCAGTGGTGGCGCAGAACACCCGCGGCGTCCGGTCCTTCCAGACGCTCGATCCCGATTTCGTCGCCGACCAGATCGACGCAGTGCTGGACGACGTACGCATTGACGCGGTCAAGATCGGCATGATCGCCAATGCAGGCATCGCCGAGGCAATCGCCGACCGGCTGCGCTATCACAGGGCCCAAAATATCGTGCTCGACCCGGTGATGGTGGCGAAAAGCGGCCATGCGCTGCTGGACCCAGCAGCGGTGGCCGCCGTGCGCGCGCTCTTGGTACCTTTGGCGACCGTCATCACCCCAAACCTGCCCGAAGCCGCCGTGCTCCTGGGGCGTGAAGACGACTGGAGCGCGGAGCGCATGCAGGCTGCCCTGCCCGAGCTTCTGGCGATGGGTCCGGACTGGGTGCTGTTGAAGGGCGGCCACCTGACCGGCAGTGCCGAGAGCACCGATCTGCTCGCCAATGCGCAGGGCATCACGGCCTTCCCGGCGCCGCGCATATTCACGACCAACGACCACGGCACCGGCTGCACCCTGTCGTCGGCCATCGCGGCACTGCTGCCCCGGCAAAGCGTGCCCAAGGCCGTCGGACAAGCCAAGGCCTATCTGCATACAGCCCTGTCGCAAAGCGATCAATTGCAGGTCGGTCAGGGACACGGGCCGGTGCACCATTTTCATGCCCTTTGGCCACCGGCCTGA
- a CDS encoding TRAP transporter permease codes for MADAEKRALNEEELQELVAASDSGARNVPGTLGKVIATVALLWSVFQVLLASPIGLKVLPGDMINNARQIHLAFAIFLSAMSYPLFKSASKTSIPWYDWVLGLGGAFLSMYGYVFYEKIVANGGLADASDAYFALAGLAFLFIAAYRTLGPVMVVLAIVFLAYVFFGSSEVVPDSIRWAGASLRKAMSHMWITTEGVFGIALNVSTQFVFLFVLFGALLDKAGAGNYFIKMAFGALGHLRGGPAKAAVVGSAATGLISGSSIANVVTTGTFTIPLMKRVGFSAEKAGSVEVASSVNGQIMPPVMGAAAFLMVEYVGISYFEVIKHAFVPAIISYIALVYIVHLEAVKNNMPTLGNKVVSLWRTIMGMFLFFAGFGALCYATQYPVRLITSVVPEGSGWILAVLIGVIYVGLVKLAADADELEIDDPNAEVMELPDVAKLWKAGLYYLLPIIVLVYFLMIERKSPGLSAFWATFLLFFILLTQKPLKAIFRGESDAAQKIKEGVVDLVEGMIDGARNMIGIGLATATAGIIVGTVSLTGIGQVMADFVEFLSGGNLILMLLFVAILSLILGMGLPTTANYIVVSSLMVSVVVELGAQSGLIVPLIAVHLFVFYFGIMADVTPPVGLASFAAAAVSGGDAIRTGFTAFFYSLRTVALPFVFIFNTDLLLIDVTWVQGIIVFVIATIGILVFTAATMGFYITRSRIWETAALLLVAFTLFRPGFFMDMVQPPYHDIAPTAVEEALAEAPVGSQLRVVVTGPDFDTLEEKELHLALIVPEEEGGAARLDALGLMLTPEGDTMIMDEPMFGTDLSDKLASFDFYGDEPVRLTAVQAPADQLPKELMFIPALILLGLVTVLQRGRAASSRELKGEPA; via the coding sequence ATGGCAGACGCTGAAAAACGGGCGTTGAACGAGGAAGAGCTCCAGGAACTGGTGGCTGCCTCCGACAGTGGCGCACGCAATGTGCCGGGAACATTGGGTAAGGTGATTGCGACAGTTGCGCTGTTGTGGTCGGTTTTCCAGGTGCTCCTGGCGTCTCCGATCGGGCTCAAGGTTCTGCCCGGCGACATGATTAACAATGCACGGCAGATTCACCTCGCCTTTGCGATTTTCCTGTCTGCAATGTCCTATCCTTTGTTTAAATCCGCTTCGAAGACCTCGATCCCATGGTATGACTGGGTTCTCGGTCTCGGCGGTGCGTTCTTGTCCATGTATGGCTATGTTTTCTACGAGAAAATCGTGGCGAATGGTGGGCTTGCGGATGCGAGTGACGCCTATTTCGCGCTGGCCGGTCTGGCGTTTTTGTTCATCGCGGCTTACCGGACGTTGGGTCCGGTGATGGTTGTTCTCGCCATCGTGTTTCTGGCTTATGTGTTCTTCGGCTCTTCCGAGGTCGTGCCAGATTCGATCCGTTGGGCGGGGGCGTCGCTGCGCAAGGCGATGTCGCATATGTGGATCACGACCGAGGGCGTCTTTGGAATTGCGCTGAACGTCTCGACGCAATTCGTGTTTCTCTTCGTACTTTTTGGCGCTTTGCTCGATAAGGCAGGCGCCGGGAATTACTTCATCAAGATGGCATTTGGCGCCTTGGGTCACCTGCGGGGCGGACCGGCAAAGGCCGCTGTGGTCGGCTCTGCGGCCACCGGTCTGATCTCTGGCTCTTCCATCGCCAACGTGGTCACCACCGGCACCTTCACCATTCCGCTGATGAAACGCGTAGGCTTCTCCGCCGAGAAAGCCGGGTCAGTCGAAGTGGCCTCTTCTGTGAACGGGCAAATCATGCCGCCTGTGATGGGGGCGGCTGCGTTCCTGATGGTGGAATATGTCGGCATTTCCTATTTCGAAGTGATCAAGCACGCCTTTGTGCCGGCGATCATTTCTTATATTGCGCTGGTCTATATCGTTCACCTCGAAGCGGTGAAAAACAACATGCCGACCCTTGGCAACAAGGTGGTATCGCTCTGGCGCACGATCATGGGGATGTTCCTGTTTTTCGCGGGTTTCGGTGCGCTGTGCTATGCGACGCAATACCCGGTGCGGCTCATCACGTCCGTGGTGCCTGAAGGCTCCGGTTGGATTCTTGCCGTGCTGATCGGCGTGATTTATGTCGGTCTGGTCAAACTTGCCGCCGACGCCGATGAGTTGGAAATCGACGACCCGAACGCCGAGGTGATGGAACTGCCCGATGTGGCCAAGCTTTGGAAAGCCGGACTTTATTATCTGCTCCCGATCATCGTTTTGGTCTACTTTCTGATGATCGAACGCAAATCTCCGGGGCTGTCGGCCTTTTGGGCAACCTTCCTTTTGTTCTTCATCCTGCTCACGCAAAAGCCGCTCAAGGCGATTTTCCGTGGCGAAAGCGATGCCGCACAGAAGATCAAAGAGGGCGTGGTCGATCTCGTTGAGGGCATGATCGACGGTGCCCGCAACATGATCGGCATTGGTCTGGCCACTGCCACCGCGGGCATCATCGTCGGCACCGTGTCTTTGACCGGCATCGGTCAGGTGATGGCGGATTTCGTCGAATTCCTGTCCGGCGGCAATCTGATCCTGATGCTTCTGTTCGTGGCGATCCTTTCGCTGATCCTTGGTATGGGGCTCCCGACCACGGCCAACTATATCGTCGTGTCCTCGCTGATGGTCTCCGTCGTCGTTGAACTCGGGGCGCAGAGCGGGTTGATCGTGCCGTTGATCGCGGTTCACCTGTTTGTCTTCTATTTCGGGATCATGGCGGATGTGACGCCCCCCGTGGGGCTCGCGAGTTTCGCGGCGGCGGCTGTGTCCGGCGGCGATGCAATCCGCACTGGCTTTACCGCCTTCTTCTACAGCCTGCGCACCGTAGCGTTGCCGTTTGTGTTCATCTTCAATACCGATCTTCTTTTGATCGATGTGACGTGGGTTCAGGGCATCATCGTCTTTGTCATCGCGACCATTGGCATTCTGGTGTTCACGGCGGCCACGATGGGCTTTTACATCACCCGTTCGCGGATCTGGGAAACGGCGGCATTGTTGCTCGTGGCCTTTACCCTGTTCCGACCGGGCTTTTTCATGGACATGGTCCAACCGCCTTATCACGACATTGCACCCACTGCTGTTGAAGAGGCACTGGCCGAGGCGCCCGTTGGATCGCAGTTGCGTGTTGTCGTGACCGGTCCGGATTTCGATACGCTCGAAGAGAAAGAACTGCACCTCGCTCTGATCGTACCAGAGGAAGAGGGCGGGGCAGCGCGTCTCGATGCGCTTGGGCTGATGCTGACGCCTGAGGGCGATACGATGATCATGGACGAACCGATGTTCGGCACCGATCTCTCGGACAAGCTTGCCAGCTTTGATTTCTATGGCGACGAGCCGGTGCGTCTGACCGCTGTTCAGGCGCCCGCCGATCAACTCCCCAAAGAGTTGATGTTCATCCCTGCGCTCATCCTTCTGGGCCTTGTGACCGTCCTGCAACGTGGCCGGGCGGCCTCCTCGCGTGAACTCAAAGGAGAACCGGCATGA
- a CDS encoding MurR/RpiR family transcriptional regulator: MAASYQQRLAEHYADLSPRLREAGDYLVEHPLDVATRSLRALAEEARIAPATFSRLARALGYETFETLREAVRVQLSLKVSTFATRAKDLRENQQGASERLLLRSLETAQHNLDELVRGLESARLEDLVDVLHKARRVLIVGALGSTGIAEYAGYMANFLGEKWRLAGRMGASYGSALSEMDERDALLVITMTPSARVSVNATEIARRQGVHVTVITDGYASPALRHANTSVIIPGETPNFFNTYTTTVFFIEMLMAMLAQRAGPDVVERISEIERHNRALGEVVDL, from the coding sequence TTGGCGGCGAGTTATCAGCAAAGACTGGCGGAGCATTACGCCGATTTGAGCCCGCGCCTGCGCGAGGCCGGTGATTATCTTGTCGAACATCCGCTTGATGTGGCCACGCGTTCGCTTCGGGCGCTCGCAGAGGAGGCACGAATCGCTCCGGCGACTTTCAGCCGTCTGGCCCGTGCGCTGGGATATGAAACATTTGAAACCCTGCGCGAAGCCGTTCGCGTCCAGCTTTCCCTCAAGGTGTCGACCTTCGCCACACGCGCAAAGGATCTTAGGGAAAATCAACAGGGCGCATCGGAGCGGCTTCTGTTGCGCTCGCTGGAGACGGCCCAACACAACCTCGATGAACTTGTAAGGGGGCTCGAATCTGCGCGTCTCGAGGATCTTGTCGACGTCTTGCACAAGGCGCGTCGTGTGTTGATTGTGGGGGCATTGGGCTCTACGGGGATCGCGGAATACGCCGGCTATATGGCCAATTTCCTTGGTGAAAAATGGCGGCTTGCCGGTCGTATGGGGGCGTCCTACGGGTCCGCCCTCAGCGAGATGGACGAGCGGGACGCCCTGTTGGTCATCACGATGACGCCGTCTGCACGGGTCTCGGTCAACGCCACCGAAATCGCACGACGCCAAGGGGTGCATGTCACGGTGATCACGGATGGCTATGCTTCACCCGCATTGCGTCATGCCAATACTTCGGTCATCATTCCAGGGGAAACTCCGAACTTTTTTAACACTTACACCACCACGGTTTTTTTTATTGAGATGCTTATGGCCATGCTTGCCCAACGCGCCGGACCGGACGTTGTGGAGCGCATATCAGAGATCGAGCGCCATAATAGGGCGCTTGGAGAAGTGGTCGATCTCTGA
- a CDS encoding universal stress protein has translation MIKTILCAIDVNRAQDEAKVLQTAQRLATTEGAQLDVITVMPNYGMSLVGGYFDENRTKEVRNSVKKALVDFVEEVLGAEVNAKVRHIVAVGTAYHEILEAAEKDEADLIILGAHRPDLKDYLLGPNAARVVRHSKSSVYVVR, from the coding sequence ATGATCAAGACCATTCTATGTGCCATAGATGTGAACCGCGCTCAGGATGAGGCCAAAGTGCTCCAAACCGCACAGCGTCTTGCCACCACCGAGGGCGCGCAGCTCGATGTGATCACCGTGATGCCAAATTATGGCATGAGCCTCGTTGGTGGCTATTTCGATGAGAACCGGACCAAAGAGGTGCGCAATAGCGTCAAGAAAGCTCTGGTGGATTTCGTCGAAGAGGTGCTGGGTGCCGAAGTCAACGCGAAGGTGCGCCATATCGTGGCGGTTGGCACGGCCTACCACGAAATTCTTGAAGCCGCAGAAAAGGACGAGGCGGATCTGATTATCCTTGGGGCGCATCGCCCGGATCTCAAGGACTACCTTCTGGGCCCCAACGCCGCGCGCGTCGTGCGTCATTCCAAATCTTCGGTTTACGTTGTGCGGTGA
- a CDS encoding aspartate aminotransferase family protein produces MTHVFYRNSRTTPPKAIRGEGAYIYDSTGKRYLDGSGGAAVSCLGHSDPDVIAAVRAQVEALEFAHTGFFTSEPAEALAERLISHAPKGLDKVYFVSGGSEAVETALKMARQYFVETGEPQRTRFISRRQSYHGNTLGALAAGGNLWRKAQFAPLLADTAHIAPCYAYREQEADESLEAYGQRAANELETELLRVGPETVIAFIAEPVVGATLGAVPAVPGYFKRIREICDRYGVLLILDEVMCGMGRTGTLFACEQDGVAPDILTIAKGLGAGYQPVGATLCSARIHDAFAQGSGFFQHGHTYIGHPVACAAGDAVVTKLTEGGLVERAALMGDKLDQALRAAFEDHPYIGDIRGRGMFRGLEIVADRTRKTPFDSALGIHKKVKAAAFEAGLICYPLGGTVDGQKGDHVLLAPPFILTDDQIGELVEKLSTAFQSAFAGPLS; encoded by the coding sequence ATGACGCATGTTTTCTACCGCAATTCCCGAACCACACCGCCAAAGGCCATCCGTGGCGAGGGGGCATACATTTATGACAGCACCGGCAAGCGGTATCTGGATGGCTCTGGCGGCGCGGCGGTCTCCTGTCTTGGGCACTCCGATCCCGATGTGATTGCAGCGGTACGGGCGCAGGTTGAAGCGCTTGAATTCGCTCACACCGGTTTTTTCACCTCGGAGCCTGCCGAAGCTCTGGCGGAACGCCTGATTTCCCATGCCCCCAAAGGACTGGATAAGGTCTATTTCGTTTCCGGCGGCTCGGAAGCCGTAGAAACCGCGCTCAAAATGGCGCGGCAATATTTCGTCGAAACCGGGGAGCCCCAGCGCACGCGTTTCATTTCAAGGCGCCAAAGCTATCACGGCAACACCTTGGGCGCGCTCGCAGCGGGCGGCAATCTCTGGCGCAAGGCACAATTTGCCCCGCTGCTGGCGGACACGGCCCATATCGCGCCTTGCTACGCGTATCGTGAACAAGAGGCCGACGAGAGCCTTGAAGCTTATGGTCAGAGGGCTGCCAATGAGCTGGAGACGGAGCTTTTACGTGTCGGGCCAGAAACTGTAATTGCCTTTATCGCAGAGCCTGTTGTCGGGGCGACGCTCGGTGCGGTGCCTGCTGTGCCCGGATATTTCAAACGCATCCGGGAAATTTGCGATCGCTACGGTGTGCTGCTGATCCTCGATGAGGTGATGTGCGGCATGGGGCGCACCGGGACCCTCTTTGCCTGCGAACAAGACGGCGTGGCCCCCGACATCCTCACCATCGCCAAGGGACTGGGTGCAGGCTATCAGCCGGTCGGCGCCACCCTGTGCTCCGCACGCATTCACGATGCTTTCGCGCAAGGCTCCGGCTTTTTCCAGCATGGCCACACCTATATCGGCCACCCGGTCGCCTGCGCCGCCGGAGATGCGGTCGTGACGAAACTCACAGAGGGAGGGCTCGTCGAGCGGGCTGCTCTGATGGGCGACAAGCTCGATCAAGCCCTGCGCGCCGCTTTTGAGGATCATCCCTATATTGGCGACATTCGTGGGCGCGGGATGTTCCGAGGGCTGGAAATCGTCGCGGACCGCACCCGCAAAACGCCTTTCGACTCGGCGCTTGGGATCCACAAAAAGGTGAAAGCCGCAGCTTTCGAGGCCGGGCTGATCTGTTACCCGCTGGGGGGCACGGTCGATGGGCAAAAAGGAGATCACGTGCTCCTCGCCCCGCCCTTCATCCTGACCGACGATCAGATCGGAGAGTTGGTCGAAAAACTGAGCACGGCATTTCAGAGCGCCTTTGCCGGGCCCCTGTCGTGA
- the thiE gene encoding thiamine phosphate synthase has translation MKPSFDLSLYLVLDPGLCAGIGMVETARRAVAGGATMVQLRDKQGGCAALIETGLALKAALAGSDARLIVNDDVEAAVAIGADGVHIGQGDMSVAEARRLIGPERLLGLSVETPELAAEADPGLVDYVGAGPVFATATKADHKRPVGFSGLAAQLAASPVPAVAIGGLKADHVARVLKAGAQGIAVVSAICGQPDPYVAAQALRREIDGFAG, from the coding sequence ATGAAGCCGTCTTTCGATCTGTCGCTCTATCTGGTGCTCGATCCCGGCCTGTGTGCCGGGATCGGGATGGTCGAAACGGCGCGCCGCGCGGTTGCGGGCGGGGCGACCATGGTGCAGCTGCGCGACAAACAGGGCGGTTGCGCCGCGCTGATCGAGACCGGTCTGGCGCTAAAGGCTGCGCTGGCGGGCAGCGATGCGCGATTGATCGTCAACGATGATGTGGAGGCAGCGGTGGCGATCGGTGCCGACGGGGTTCACATCGGTCAGGGCGACATGAGCGTGGCCGAGGCGCGGCGGCTGATCGGTCCGGAGAGGCTTCTGGGCCTGTCGGTGGAAACGCCCGAACTCGCCGCAGAGGCTGATCCGGGGCTTGTCGATTACGTCGGCGCAGGGCCGGTTTTCGCCACGGCGACCAAGGCAGACCACAAACGACCGGTGGGCTTTTCCGGGCTGGCGGCGCAGTTGGCAGCCAGCCCGGTGCCCGCCGTGGCGATTGGCGGGCTCAAGGCCGACCATGTCGCGCGGGTCCTCAAGGCCGGGGCGCAGGGGATTGCCGTGGTTTCGGCGATCTGCGGTCAGCCCGATCCCTATGTGGCGGCACAGGCGCTGCGGCGCGAGATCGACGGGTTTGCGGGCTGA
- a CDS encoding 3-keto-5-aminohexanoate cleavage protein, producing MTALPRIMVAPNGATKTKADHPALPITLDELTNTARACQTAGAQGLHFHLRTPEGTHLLDSGAYREALGHLAAQVPGLALQITTEAAGIYHPPHQRHIALHSGASLVSVSLREMLRDGLDVARRFYLECAEAGIAIQHICYDRQDAENLARVLPREHIENPALQLLFVLGRYTSGQASSPEMLAPFTDWMRGLGIAPDWAVCAFGIGETAALTAAATLGGKMRVGFENSLWHANGKLAANNAARVEELYAALA from the coding sequence GTGACCGCCCTGCCCCGCATCATGGTCGCTCCCAATGGCGCGACAAAGACCAAGGCCGACCACCCGGCCTTGCCGATAACCCTTGATGAGCTGACCAACACCGCGCGCGCCTGCCAAACTGCGGGCGCGCAGGGGCTGCATTTCCACTTGCGCACGCCCGAGGGCACGCATCTTCTCGACAGTGGCGCTTATCGCGAGGCGCTCGGGCATCTTGCCGCGCAGGTTCCGGGGCTGGCGCTTCAGATCACCACGGAAGCCGCAGGCATTTACCATCCGCCGCATCAACGCCATATCGCGCTGCACTCCGGGGCCTCGTTGGTCTCTGTCTCCCTGCGCGAAATGCTGCGTGACGGACTGGACGTGGCGCGGCGTTTCTATCTGGAGTGCGCAGAGGCGGGGATCGCCATCCAACACATCTGTTACGACCGGCAGGATGCTGAAAACCTCGCCCGCGTCTTACCGCGTGAACACATCGAAAACCCGGCCTTGCAACTCCTGTTCGTACTGGGGCGCTATACCTCGGGCCAGGCCTCCTCCCCCGAAATGCTTGCCCCTTTTACAGATTGGATGCGTGGCCTCGGGATTGCCCCCGACTGGGCGGTTTGTGCCTTTGGCATAGGTGAAACGGCTGCGCTGACAGCCGCAGCCACGCTGGGCGGGAAAATGCGTGTGGGTTTTGAAAACTCGCTGTGGCATGCCAATGGGAAATTGGCCGCGAACAATGCCGCGCGGGTCGAGGAGCTCTACGCCGCCTTGGCATGA